Below is a window of Sus scrofa isolate TJ Tabasco breed Duroc chromosome 3, Sscrofa11.1, whole genome shotgun sequence DNA.
AAAGACCACAAATCTCTAGTGCTGGCTGGCCCACACATGCTGAAGGCTCTCCACCTCCTCACAGGGGACTTGAAGAGAGAAGGTACCTGGGGACACCCTCATTCTTTTCTTGGCCTCCTGGAAACGTGCCAATTATCTCTATCTTCAACAAAGTAGATCATTTAGGCAAATGATTGACATGAACGAAATACCATAAAACACAGAGTATATACAGGTTGTATGTAGGTCCTAGAATGGATGCCAGTTTGAGGCCCTTAGCAGGTTCATTTTCAGCAAGAGAGGTGACAAGCACATCCAGGACCACAGACCAGCCAAGTCACTTAATGGCAGTGCGATGTCAGTGCTTCTGTTGGAAAGGGGTCATTTGATGGACAGGACCTAACTGCCTGTGGGTTCTTTCTTCCTGTTGCGGAGGTCAAAACTAGAATGGCAAATAGATAATTTGTCCCTCCTCATTCCCAACTTTGCCCACTTGCCCCTAACATCCTTCCCACCCAATACCAGACGGTTCCTGAGAAGCTGACCATACTGATGAGCAGGAACTTGTATCTCTCTACTGTCACTGGCCGTTGTTTCAAGTCTGGGGAGCCCATTGGTTGTGGGAATCTGCCTGGCACCCTGCCACTGTGGCTGAGCCCTGTGTGCAAGGGTGTGACCGGGGGGCAGATCAAAGGAGCAGTGTGGTCTCATTCAAGCTGCTGACCTTGGAGAGAAGCATCACAGGGGGAAAGCTTCTCAGCTTGGCCAAGACAACTCTGTTTCTCTAGAATTGCATTAGAAGCACAACCTTGGGGCCTCCAAGGGAGACAGCTGTGACTAAGGAAGATTAAAATGAGCATCTCTCTTTGGACCACTTCTCCTAGTCAAGCAGCCCTCCTCCTTCAGGTTCTTCCCGCCGGCTGCTCCACATTCCTGAAAGAGATCCATGCCTGATGTCCTTTGGGAATctggttttacttctttcttttcacgcTGATCAGACTGTTCTGGTGTTGTGGATAGGCACATCACCAGGCAGGGGCAAGATGGCTTGCTTTCTTCTAAAAATCAGAGCTTCTAATTGTTTATTGCCACTGTGGtgaggctctgagaagccccCAGACCCTTCTTTGGGGAAAAACCTGATTCAACCAACTGAACCTGTTATTGTCTGGGAGAAGCCAGCTCTCCTGTCTATGAGGCCATAGGAATTTTGGATGCTAAAGAGGATCCTAAATGGCACCagtcctaggctaagggtccagtgctTGGTCCAACTCTGCAGTGCTATGTCCCTGACCACaggcccctctccttccctcagtGGTGTTCTGCATGAGCTTTGTGCAAGGAGATGATAGCAACAACAAGATACCTGTGACCTTAGGGATCAAGGGAAAGAATCTGTACCTGTCTTGTGTGATGAAAGATAACACGCCCACCCTGCAGCTGGAGGTGAGTGAGTACCAAGGGCTGAAGGCCCTTCTTGGGCTTCACTGAAGCACCCCCAGCCATTACTTCCAAGACAGTGACCTCTTcccccctacccacccccagaAGGTCTGGGAGAAGACCTACTTGATAGTTTTCCAGATGTGTAAATAAGTTGAATATAATAAGTTCAGGTAAGGGTTAATGCAGGTAACTTTCACTCCCATTGTGGCAAGTTAAATCATTCTGCTGATGTGCTTACATCATGACATTGTTAGCCCCCAACTGATTATACAATGTTAGGATTGGAAGGGGAGTCTCTTGTTAGGGTTGCTCCATCTGATGGATGACACTATGGGAACTTAATTAATTCAAAGCACCTGTCACCTGTCATCATCTCCATGCCACTCCCAACATCATACTTGCCTCCACCAGCATTCCCAGCAAAAGCTTCCTCTCCAAGTTGAAGTCATTCTAGCCAGGGCCATGAGGAAATACACAGCACAAGTCCCTGGATCCTAGGTACTTCCAGAAGCTTTCATCTAATTTTCACTTTCAACAACCTTCCCATCTGTGTCATGCTCCCTACCATTTGGCACTGTTTCAGAAAAGGATGAGGGCTCTTTTGGTCACCATACCGAAGGCTGGGGTCACAAAGATATGTCAGGGCCCTGGCACTTGCCCCTGTGACCTGTTTATATGTTTCATCTCTAGCTGACCTGGAGAACATCTTTTCCCAGATCAGAGTAGGGTATCTTTGACCTGTCCCTTGCAAAAAAACTGTATTTCTGCTTTGCTGCAGGATATAGACCCCAAAAGATACCCAAAGAGGGACATGGAGAAGCGATTTGTCTTCTACAAGACAGAAATCAAGAACAGAGTTGAATTCGAGTCTGCCCTGTACCCCAACTGGTACATCAGCACCTCTCAAGCAGAACAAAAGCCCGtcttcctgggaaactccaaaggCCGCCAAGATATAACTGACTTCACCATGGAAGTCCTCTCTCCCTAAGGAAAGCCATACCCAGAGGGTCCACATGGGCTGAAGAACCCCGAAGGCTGACAGAAGGGGACTGGAAAAGTTGGTACATGGTTGCTGCCTGAATTTCACTATTGTCTAATCGATGCCCAGCTGTCTTCCCTAGATTAGTGCTAAGGagatccccctgccccccagtgaGGAGGAACAGCCCCCTCCTCTCAGAGCCCATCCTCAGGCCCCATCCACTGAGCCAGCCTTCTCTCACCCCTTCTCCTCACTCAAAGCCAGCCTGGTGGAAACCATGGCACACTAGGGTCACTGGCAGTCCTCTGTCCTTGGCACCCAGCTTCTGATGATCAATCactgaactatttatttatttatttatttaattgtgggTTGGtctatttaatttaattcaagGGGGCCAAGAAGCAGCAGTGTCTGTGAAAGATCTTAGTCTTCCATAGCTATGGAGTCAATTTCTTTGGGGTGAGTGTGCCACCATTATAATCTCTCACCAAGCCTGAAAACATAATAAgctcaaattatttaaagaagaatgcTTATGAATAAAGAAGGATGATCAGATTGTTCAATGATTCTGAAATAAATGTCACTGAAAaacatccttttccatgtggtcATTGGCTTGCCTTGGCTCTGACATAGAAGGGTAAAGATAAACGGTACCATGAATGTTCTCTGTGTGGAACGAGAAACCTTCTCCTTATCACTGAAGGCGGAGTACTTAGGGACATCACTGGCCAGCGAAGAGCAGCCTTTATAcccctccttttccatttctatttttcaacaAAGGGATAGTTGGTGCACAAGGGTCATCTGAAAAATAGAATTAGCTAAAATATTCCAGGGAATAACGGTTGATGGTAACAGCTGCCAAGTATTTCTCTATTCATTGACTCAGCaaatatatattaagcaaatGCTATGCACTGGGTGCTGGAAATTGAGAAACAAGAAAGGTAGGGCATTCCTAACTAAATAGGGGAGGCACATGTATACAATGAACATAAGGCAGCATAAGAAGCAGAGGTAAGGAAttcctgttgctgtggttgtggtgtaggccagtagctacagctcctatttgacccctagcctgggaacttccatatgccagagctgcagccctaaaaaagacaaaagagcaatgaaactagaacacaccctcacaccatgcacaaaaataaactcaaaatggctgaaagacttaaatatacgacaggacaccatcaaactcctagaagaaaacatacgcaaaacactctctgacatcaacatcatgaatattttctcaggccagtctcccaaagcaatagaaatcagagcaaaaataaacccatgggacctcatcaacctgaaaagcttttgcacagcaaaggaaacccaaaagaaaccaaaaagacaacctacagaataggagaaaacagtttcaaatgatgcaaccaacaagggcttaatctctagaatatataaacaacttatacaacccaacagcaaaaaagccaatcaatcaatggaaaaatgggcaaaagacctgaatagacatttctccaaagaagatatacagatggccagcaaacacatgaaaaaatgctcaacatcgctgattataagagaaatgcaaatcaaaactgccatgagataccacctcacaccagtcacaatggtcatcattcataaatccacaaataacaagtgctggaggggctgtggagaaaagggaaccctcctgcactgttggtgggaatgtaaactggtacagccactatggagaacagtttggagataccctagaaatctatacatagaacttccatatgaccccgcaatcccactcttgggcatctatccggacaaaactctccttaaaagagaaacatgcacccgcatgttcattgcagcactattcacaatagccaggacatggaaacaacccaagtgtccatcgacagatgattggattcggaagaggtggtatatatacacaatggaatactactcagccataaaaaagaatgacataatgccatttgcagcaacatggatggaactagagactctcatactgagtgaaatgagccagaaagacaaagacaaataccatatgatatcacttagaactggaatccaatatccagcacaaatgaacatctcctcagaaaagaaaatcatggacttggagaaaagacttgtggctgcctgatgggagggggagggagtgggagggatcgggagcttgggcttatcagacacaacttagaatagatttacaaggagatcctgctgaatagcattgagaactttgtctagatactcatgttgcaacagaagaaagggtgggggaaaaatataattgcaatgtatacatgtaaggataacctgacccccttgctgtacagtgggaaaataaaactaaaaagaagacaaaagaaaaaggaaagaaatgagaagaaaagaaaaggaaaaaggaaagaaaaaagaaaagaaaagaaaaagggagtttaagatggcagaatagaaggactggagctcaacttctctcctaaaagcaacaaaactacaacaaaatgctgagcaaccttcagccaaatggactcaaaactttcaaaaagatatcctactccagaagacaaagaaaaggcaacattaagaggtaggaggggctattacgtgatataagcaaaCCGATACCTCTAGGATGGGAAGCCCCatggactggaaagtaactgtatcacagagactcacctacaagggCGTGAGTGTTCTGAACCCCATGTTAAGTCCCcaagcctggggatctggcattgggagaaagagtccctggagcatctggcattgaagtccagtggggcttgtgcacaagagctccacaggactgagggaaatggagactccattcttgaaaggcacataCAGGATTTTACCtgcgctgggtcccagggcaaagcaaagtctccataggaatctgggccagacctgactacagttcttggaggatctcctgggaaatagggggtgactgtggcttgttgtaggggaagggcattggaagcaaagctcttgggaatattcatcagtgtgcatttctctggaggtggccattttgggaaaatctggccccacccatcagcaccaagaagccccagggcaaacaacaatccaggtgggatcacagccccacccatcagtaaacaggctgcctaaagaccccccaggcacagagcTCCCTCttatctcacccagagacaaagccccaaccaccagagggataggaatcagctccacctaccagtgggaaggctcaagttcctcccatcaggaaacctacagcaagcccccataccaacttcagccacaaggggggcagacaccagaagtaagagaggctacaactctattatctgtaaaaaggtcaccacaccaaaaacctatgaaaatgaaaagacagagaattataactcagataagggaaaaagaaaaaaccccagaaaaacaggtaagtgatcaggagatcctcagcctccaggaaaaagactttagactgttgatgctgaagatgatgcaagacattggaaataaactggaggcaaaaaaatggataacttacaggaaacactgagcaaagaaatacatgatataaaacttaagcaagaagagatgcaaaataaaataactgaaataaaaaattcattagaagcagccaacagcagactatatgaggcagaagaatgaataagcgaggtggaggacagattagtgaaaATCACAGATGtgtaacagaaaagagaaaagagatttaaaacaaGTGAAGAGtctctcagagaactctgggacaatgttaaacacaccaacatccatattataggggtgccagaaggagaagagagaaagggacagaaaaaatatttgaagagataatagcctaaaacttccctaacatgggaaaggaaccactcactcaaatccaggaagcacaacgagtaccatataaaataaacccaaggagaaactcccaagacacatattgatcaaactgaccaaaattaaagacagagaaaatattgaaaacagctagggaaaagaaacaaataacatacaagggaaccccaataagtttattggcagatttttcagcagaaactctgcaggccagaagagggtgacatgatatacttaatgtgatgaaaggaaaaaacctccaaccaagtttactacccagcaaggctctcattcatatgcgaaagagaaaaaaaatctttacagatagcaaaagctaaaagaattcagcaccactaaaccagctttacaacaaatactaaaggaacttctctaggcagaaaagaaaaggccacaaccagaaagaaaaataccacaaatgacaaggctcagcagtaaaggtatatatacaataaagatacgaaataatccatgcacaattatgccaccaaaatcagaaatcttgagaagaggagggtacaaatgcagaacactggagatgcacttgcaattaagagaccaacaacttcaaacaatctcatatatgtatagacttttatatcaaaacttcactaaggataacctgacccccttgctgtacagtgggaaaataaaaaaaaaaaaaaaacttcagagtaactgcaaaccaaaaatatacaattgataCACTCTCActactgtgggatggaaatgctgtgatGATCATGCTATAAATGTActacattcattgagtaatttgaaaaatgaaaaaaaaaggagatggatGAGTGGGGAGTAATCTTTGTCCAGCAGGAAAGCAAATTATTTCTGTCCAAGAGAAACAGTAAACTCTTATGATATCATTACCCTGGTTTGTATCTAAATTTGCCAAtctcagtattctttttttttttttcctttttcctttttttttttttttagggccacacctgcagcatatggaagttcttggactaggggtcgaatcagagctgctgctgccagcctgtgccacagccatggcaacttgagATCCATGCcaggtcttcaacctacaccacag
It encodes the following:
- the IL1B gene encoding interleukin-1 beta precursor gives rise to the protein MAIVPEPAKEVMANYGDNNNDLLFEADGPKEMKCCTQNLDLGSLRNGSIQLQISHQLWNKSIRQMVSVIVAVEKPMKNPSSQAFCDDDQKSIFSFIFEEEPIILETCNDDFVCDANVQSMECKLQDKDHKSLVLAGPHMLKALHLLTGDLKREVVFCMSFVQGDDSNNKIPVTLGIKGKNLYLSCVMKDNTPTLQLEDIDPKRYPKRDMEKRFVFYKTEIKNRVEFESALYPNWYISTSQAEQKPVFLGNSKGRQDITDFTMEVLSP
- the IL1B gene encoding interleukin-1 beta isoform X1; the encoded protein is MVTHFLLFTQVSEAAMAIVPEPAKEVMANYGDNNNDLLFEADGPKEMKCCTQNLDLGSLRNGSIQLQISHQLWNKSIRQMVSVIVAVEKPMKNPSSQAFCDDDQKSIFSFIFEEEPIILETCNDDFVCDANVQSMECKLQDKDHKSLVLAGPHMLKALHLLTGDLKREVVFCMSFVQGDDSNNKIPVTLGIKGKNLYLSCVMKDNTPTLQLEDIDPKRYPKRDMEKRFVFYKTEIKNRVEFESALYPNWYISTSQAEQKPVFLGNSKGRQDITDFTMEVLSP